TGTTTTTCACCGTTCTATTTGCCAACTTTGCCGAAGCGGTTGCAGAGGGGCGGGGAAAAGCACAGGCAGATGCCTTGCGATCGACCCGTTCTGACACGATCGCCCGGAAGCTACTACCCGATGGCAAGATTCAGGAAGTCAGTTCCACCGAGTTGCGGCGCGGTGATCAGGTAAAAGTTGTTGCAGGAGATATGATTCCTGCGGATGGTGAGGTAATTCAGGGCATTGGCTCGGTGGATGAATCAGCGATTACTGGAGAATCGGCTCCGGTTCTGAAACAACCAGGCACCGATATTGCCAGTTCTGTTACCGGGGGAACTCGTCTACTTTCCGATGAACTGACGGTGCGAATTACCTCTGATCCCGGTCAGGGCTTTATCGATCGCATGATTTCTCTGGTCGAAGGAGCCGAACGTACCAAAACCCCCAACGAAATTGCGTTGACGGTGCTGCTGGCAGTGTTGACTCAGGTGTTTCTGATTGTTGTCGCTACGACTCCCTCTATTTCTGGTTACATCGCTGGCTTTTTAGACAGCGTGGCAGGAGCCGCAACGGGCAACAGCTTACGGGCTGGAACCAGTATTGCGATTCTGATTTCCCTACTGGTAGCTCTGATTCCCACAACGATTGGCGGACTGTTGAGCGCGATCGGTATTGCCGGGATGGATCGGGTGGCTCAGTTCAATGTGATCGCCACCTCTGGACGAGCCGTAGAAGCTTGCGGTGATGTGAATACTCTCGTTTTGGATAAAACGGGCACGATTACGCTAGGAAACCGTTTGGCTGACGAGTTTATCCCCGTCAATGGTCATTCTGTACAGGAAGTCGCTGATGTTTGTTTAGCGGCGAGTATGTTTGATGAAACTCCAGAAGGGCGATCAATCGTTCAGTTAGCCCAAAAGTTAGGGGCAAGATTTGATCTGGATGGGCAACCCGCCGAAGGCATCGAGTTCTCTGCCCGGACTCGCATGAGCGGCACTGACCTGGATAGTAAGGAGTACCGCAAGGGAGCGGTGGATGCGATTAAAGGCTTTGTGCGATCGCGCGGTGGTCAAGTTCCCTCAAGCCTGGATGAAGCCTATGAGCGAGTGTCTCGC
This is a stretch of genomic DNA from Oscillatoria sp. FACHB-1407. It encodes these proteins:
- the kdpB gene encoding potassium-transporting ATPase subunit KdpB; this encodes MKTRNEPSPSTSHPIRVPSGRRGDRKHTPKADRKGLYQRAIRESFVKLNPKVAVRNPVMFVVWLGTIVTLLVTINPNLFGTVQADVGQQRLLNGIITFILFFTVLFANFAEAVAEGRGKAQADALRSTRSDTIARKLLPDGKIQEVSSTELRRGDQVKVVAGDMIPADGEVIQGIGSVDESAITGESAPVLKQPGTDIASSVTGGTRLLSDELTVRITSDPGQGFIDRMISLVEGAERTKTPNEIALTVLLAVLTQVFLIVVATTPSISGYIAGFLDSVAGAATGNSLRAGTSIAILISLLVALIPTTIGGLLSAIGIAGMDRVAQFNVIATSGRAVEACGDVNTLVLDKTGTITLGNRLADEFIPVNGHSVQEVADVCLAASMFDETPEGRSIVQLAQKLGARFDLDGQPAEGIEFSARTRMSGTDLDSKEYRKGAVDAIKGFVRSRGGQVPSSLDEAYERVSRLGGTPLAVCQGDDIYGVIYLKDIVKPGLRERFDQLRRMGVKTIMLTGDNRITASVIAQEAGVDDFIAEATPEDKIDVIRTEQSQGKLVAMTGDGTNDAPALAQANVGLAMNSGTQAAKEAANMVDLDSDPTKLIDLVTIGKQLLITRGALTTFSVANDIAKYFAIIPTIFAAAGIGALNIMGLKSAQSAIVSALIYNALIIPVLIPLALRGVQFRPLTADQLLRRNILIYGLGGIIAPFIAIKALDLILPLS